CTCGCCCCGCGGACCGCGACGTCGACGCCACTCCCTCCGGAGCGCCTCCTCGGTCCCGCGGACCTGCTGGCCACGGGCCGCATCGGGACACCGCTCTACATGGCTCCGGAGGTCTGGCGAGGAGAACCGGCCACGGTCCGCAGCGATCTCTTCTCGCTGGGCGTGCTCCTCTACGAGCTGTGCGGCGGCCCCACGCCCGGACCGCTCGCGGAGGCCCCGCGACTCCCCCGGAACTTCGAGCCCCTGGACGTCGTGGTCCCCGGCGCCGATGCGACGTTCGCCGCCATCCTCGCCCGCTGCCTCGCGCATGATCCGTTCGCGCGCTTCGAATCCGCGGACGCCCTGCGCGAAGCCCTGGAGTCCATCACCTCGCGCGGCGTCACCCCGGCCATCGCGCCCCCGCGTCCACGGTGGCTGCGCATCACCCGCGTGCTCGCGCTCCCGGGGCTCGCGGTGGCCATCCTCGCTGGCGGCGACTGGTGGGGCGAACGTTCCCGGCGCATCGACGTGGAGAAGGCCATGGCCTCCGCCTCCTCCATCCTCGACGAAGGCCGCGCCCTGGACACCCGCATCGAAGTCCTCCGCACGGAGGCCTTCACCGCGTTCGACACCGACCGCTCCTCCGACGCGGAGGCCTCCTGGGCCCAGGCCCTGGAGCTGGGCGCGAAGCAGGCCCGCCGCTACGAGGACGCCAGCACCGTCCTCGAAGCCGCGCAGACACGCGTGGGCCGGGGCTCGAACCTCGCCCTGGATCAACGCGTCGCGGAGGTCCTCCTCCAGCGGATCCTCTTCGCGGAGCGCGACCGCGAATCCGGCGTCCAGACCACGCTGACCCAACGCCTGAACGAACTGGACCCGAGCGCCCGCACGAGCCAGAAGCTGACCGCCCCCGTCCGGATGGAGCTGGACAGCGATCCCCCTGGCGCCGTCATCCAGGTCGAATCCTTCGAGCCCCAGCCCGGCGGCCCGCCGCGCTGGTCCGAGCCCAGGGCCTTCGACAAGACGCCCATGACCTCCGGCCTCACGCTGGAGCCCGGCTCGCACCGGCTGACCTTCACGCTCCCTGACAGGCCTCCCGTCCACTACCCGGTCATGCTCACGCGCGGAGAGACCTTCCAGGCGAAGGTCCCCATCCCCGAACACGTCCCGGAAGGCTACGTCTACGTGCCCCCCGGCCGCTTCCTCTACGGCAGCGGCGACGACGAGACCATCCGCCGCACCGTCATCCGCACGCGCCCGATGCACCGGCTCACCACCGGCGCCTTCCTCATCGCGCGCCACGAAGTCACCTACGCGGACTGGCTCGCCTGGCTGCGCGAACTGCCCGCCTCCGAGCGCGCCGCGCGCAGGCCCCGGGGCACCAACTACTTCGGCACCATCGAGCTGCGCCCGGCCAACGACAGCACCTGGACCTTCCACCTGGAGCACGAAGGCGTCACGTACCAGGCGAGGGAAGGGGAGCCGCTGCGCTACCAGGACCGCACCCTGCGCGCCGAACAGGACTGGCGCCGCTTCCCCGTGTCCGGCATCTCCTGGGAGGACGCCCGCGCGTACACCGCGTGGCTGGATGCCACCGGCCGGCTGCCCCACGCACGCCTGTGCTCCGAACGCGAATGGGAGCGCGCGGCCCGGGGCGCGGATGGACGCGACTACCCGCACGGCCCGGTGCTCGCGCCGGATGACGCCAACTTCGACGCCACCTACGGCCGCAAGCCGCGCGCCTTCGGGCCGGACGCGGTGGGTTCGCATCCCGCGTCGGACAGCCCCTTCGGTGTGGCGGACCTGTCCGGCAACGTGTGGGAATGGCTGGTGACGGACACGAACAGCACGCCCGCGTACGGCGGCGGTTCGTTCTACCAGGACGCGCTCACCGCCCGCGCCCTCAACCACGGCGACGGCGAACCCCGCACACGCTTCCCCTTCATCGGGATGCGCGTGTGCGCGTCCATGCCCTGACGCCATGACTCAGAGGTCCCGCCCCGGCAGCTGCCCCACCGCGGGCAGGAAGCCCAGGTCGCGCACGAACGTGAAGGCGCCCGGGTTCAGGGTCGCCGTGGCGTAGACACCTAGCGTCGGGTGCCTCCACAGCTTCAGCGGCCGCCGCTGTCCCTCGCGGACCGGGTCGACGGAGCTGTAGATGTAGCCCTCGACGGCCCCATCCCCCGCGAGCGGTCTGCGCGAATAGCCCGCCGCCAGCTCGCAGTCCGGCCGGTCCGTGAGCAGCATGCGCCCGGTGGACGTTCCGCAGCGGTACAGCGGCTTGATGAACGGCTTCATCCTCGCCATCACGTCATTGGGCAGCGTCGGGGACAGGATGGGCCCTTCGACCCGCACCGGGGAGTAGTCGGTGGGCGCCGCGCTCCCCAGTCCCTCCATCGCCAGGATGAAGGCCCCCGGCAGCGCGCCTCCCGCGGATTCGCCTGGGATGCCCTCGACGGCGGTCGTCGTCACGTAGTCGGTGGTGCCCTTCTTGAACAGCACCAGCGCGCGGTCGATGAAGAGCGAATAGGACACCAGCATCCGCTGCGCCGTCCCGTGGAAGTCCACCTGCTCACAGGTGAGCTTCGGCACCGGGATCTTGAGCGCCTGATCCACGCAGGTGGCGTCCGCGGACAGCGTGTCCCAGCGCTTCTTGCCCAGGCACAGCGGCCGCGCCAGGCCACAGGAGTCCATCGTCCACACCGCCTCCAGCGCGTAGCCGTCCGGAACGAGCGTCGCCGGCAGGTGGCCGCTCTGGCTGAGGACGGCCGCGTTCTCCGGCCCCATGAACGCCAGCGGTGTCCCGTCCAGTGTGTTGCTCCGGCCCTCGCCGCAGTAGTCCGCCACCGCCATGCGCGTGCACAGCTGGTGGTACTCGCGCGCGACGGTCTCCGGGTACTCCGTGGCCCAGGGCGGATAGCCCCAGTCGATGCACTTGGCGATGACGCCGCCGCCCACGAAGAACGGCTTGCTGGAGCTGCCCTCGTTCTTCGGCGCGCAGGCGAAGGTGAAGAAGTTCGGGTTCTCCCGCAGGTCCCCGGACGTGGACCACGCGTGCGGCACCGCGAGCGCGTAGCCGCTGCCGGTGGGACACAACGGCGTCACGTTCTTGTCATCCGTGAAGGCCTGGACCCGGTACTCCCAGCGCGCCTTGCCGGCGTTCACGTTGGCGGAGTCGCACGCGGAGGTCGGCGGCGTGATGTCCTCGTGACAGCGGACCGACTCGATGACGAGCTTCACCGTGCGGCCCTCGAACGGCGCGCGGAACACGGCCTTCTCCAGCGTGGGCCCCTCCAGGATCCTCCTCACGGGCATGGGCGTCCCCTCCACGGCGCAGTTCTGGGTCACCCTCAACCGGCCCTCCGCGATCGTTGCCACCGGCCTCCCGCAGTCGGGCTCTCCGGGGGCTTCGGGCACCTCCACCGACCGCAACGGCACGTTGATGAACTCGAAGCGCCCGGAGCCGTGCAGCTGCGTGCCCTGCGCGCTGTTCGTCGGGGGAGGTTCCGCTCCCGCGACCGCGCTCCCCAGGCACAGCACCCCCGCCAGCAACCGCTTCCAGCCCGTCATCGTCCCCACGTCCACGGCTCCATTTTTCTTCCGCGCGCGGGCGGAGGTCACCCGCGCATCAATGCGAGCCGGATGCCAACGCTCCGCCCTACGCACGGCCGTGGTTTCCCCCCATGCAACTCCTGCCGGACATGCAACCCCTGCACGGGTCCGCGCCGCCTCCCGTGCAGGTCTTGCATCCCGAACCGCTCAGAGGTCGCGCGCCGGCAGCTGTCCCACCGCCGGCAGGTAGCCCAGCTCCCGGACGAGGAAGAACCCGGGCTGGGCCTGCGTGGAGGTGGCGTAGACGCCCGGCGCCACCAGGGACCGCCACAGCTTCAGCGGCCGGCGCTGGCCCGCGCTGGTGACGTCCACGGAGCTGTACACGAAGCCTTCGATGCCCTGGTCTCCGTTGAGGGGCTGGAGGGCGAAGCCGGCCAGGCGTTCACACTGGTGATCGTCCGTGAGCAGGTAGCGCCCGGTGCTGCTCGCGCACCGGTACAGCGGCTTGATGAGGCTGCCCATGCGCGCGCGGATGTCGGCCGGCAGCTTCGAGGAGAGGATGGGCCCCTCCTTGCGCTGCGGCGTGAACGGCGTCACGTCCGCCGCTCCGTCCGCATCCAGGTCCAGGTGGATGCCGGTCACGCTGCTGCCGCCTTCGATGGTCGACTCATCCACCGTCACCGCGGTGGTCGTCACGTAGCTGTTGGCGGCATCCTTGAACATCACCAGCGACCGGTCGATGAAGAGCGAATAGGACACGAGCAGCGTCGAGCTGGCATAGGCCGACAGGTTCATCGATTCGCAGGGCCGCGTCGCACGCGGGGCCAGGAGGAGCTTGCGGTTCACGCACGTGGCCTCCAGGGGCAGCGTGTCCCAGCGCTTCTTGCTCAGGCACAGCGGCCGCACTCCGCCGCAGTCATCCACCTTCCACACGGCCTCCAGGGAGTATCCCTCCAAGGTGACCGGCAGGTTTCCCGCGTTCAGTTGGATCGCGTCATGGGGGCCCATGAACTTCAGCGGCGTCCCGTCCAGCGTGTTGCTCCGGCCCTCGCCGCAGTAGTCCGCCGTGGCCATGCGCGTGCACAGCTGGTGGTACTCCCGCGCGACGCCCTGCGAGGACGTCGCGTTCCAGGGCGGATAACCCCAGTCGATGCACTTGGCGATGACGCCGCCGCCCACGAAGAACGGCTGGCTCGTGCCCTCGTCCTTCGGCGCGCAGGCGAAGGTGAAGTACTCGTAGTTGGGGATCAGCTCGCCGCCCGTGGACCACGCATGCGGCACCGCGAGCGCGAATCCGCTGCCCGTGGGGCACAGCGCCTGGGGCGCCGCGTCCTCCGTGGACGCCGTCACGCGGTACTCCCAGAACGCCTTGCCGTCAGCCACGTTCTGGTCCGTGCACGGGAAGGTGGGCGCCGTGATGCCGACGTGGCAGCGGACCTGATCGATGGTGAGCTTCACCGAGCGCCCCTCGAAGGGCGCGCGGAAGGACGTGCCCACGAGGCCCACCCCCTCCAGGACCCGCACCGGCATCGGGGGATTGCCACCCGTACAGATCTGGACGCCGACCAGCCGCCCGCCAGACATCGCCGCCATGGGTGGATCGCAAACCAGCCCGGTGGGAGGCGCGGAGACCTCGATGGAGTTCAACGGGATGTTCACGTTCTCGAAGCGCCCCGAGCCGTGCAGCTTCGTTCCCTGCGCGCTGTTCACCGGCGGCGGATCCGCCTCCGCGCCCAGGGCCGTCAGGAGCCCCATCGCCAGGCACCACCGCGTCAACGTCCTGCCGCTCGCCTTCATGTGTCCATCTCCACAGGCCTTCGAATCCGTGGGGCGCACCATCGCGTCCCCGCTGCATATGGAACGGACCGTGCGCGTGAAGTTGGCTACGGATTTCTGTTTTGTGCGGAGCGCGCAAACC
The sequence above is a segment of the Corallococcus exiguus genome. Coding sequences within it:
- a CDS encoding bifunctional serine/threonine-protein kinase/formylglycine-generating enzyme family protein; its protein translation is MRSEPLPAWQPPATFGEYRLLQPLGRGAMGEVYLAHDTVLDRLVAVKFIAGVAPDEVQRERFRTEARAIARVQHPNVVGIHRVGEVKDRPYLVSEFLRGDSLDRLARPVPWTRVLEIGIGLAKGLAAAHRQGVLHRDLKPANALLTEDGQVKLLDFGVAKLLDVAMAPVGPVRPPEGAGALLVEGAATVDLPGVEDSRRTSTVDVPRQGAATGRPGTAASDPGLAPRTATSTPLPPERLLGPADLLATGRIGTPLYMAPEVWRGEPATVRSDLFSLGVLLYELCGGPTPGPLAEAPRLPRNFEPLDVVVPGADATFAAILARCLAHDPFARFESADALREALESITSRGVTPAIAPPRPRWLRITRVLALPGLAVAILAGGDWWGERSRRIDVEKAMASASSILDEGRALDTRIEVLRTEAFTAFDTDRSSDAEASWAQALELGAKQARRYEDASTVLEAAQTRVGRGSNLALDQRVAEVLLQRILFAERDRESGVQTTLTQRLNELDPSARTSQKLTAPVRMELDSDPPGAVIQVESFEPQPGGPPRWSEPRAFDKTPMTSGLTLEPGSHRLTFTLPDRPPVHYPVMLTRGETFQAKVPIPEHVPEGYVYVPPGRFLYGSGDDETIRRTVIRTRPMHRLTTGAFLIARHEVTYADWLAWLRELPASERAARRPRGTNYFGTIELRPANDSTWTFHLEHEGVTYQAREGEPLRYQDRTLRAEQDWRRFPVSGISWEDARAYTAWLDATGRLPHARLCSEREWERAARGADGRDYPHGPVLAPDDANFDATYGRKPRAFGPDAVGSHPASDSPFGVADLSGNVWEWLVTDTNSTPAYGGGSFYQDALTARALNHGDGEPRTRFPFIGMRVCASMP
- a CDS encoding ADYC domain-containing protein; this encodes MTGWKRLLAGVLCLGSAVAGAEPPPTNSAQGTQLHGSGRFEFINVPLRSVEVPEAPGEPDCGRPVATIAEGRLRVTQNCAVEGTPMPVRRILEGPTLEKAVFRAPFEGRTVKLVIESVRCHEDITPPTSACDSANVNAGKARWEYRVQAFTDDKNVTPLCPTGSGYALAVPHAWSTSGDLRENPNFFTFACAPKNEGSSSKPFFVGGGVIAKCIDWGYPPWATEYPETVAREYHQLCTRMAVADYCGEGRSNTLDGTPLAFMGPENAAVLSQSGHLPATLVPDGYALEAVWTMDSCGLARPLCLGKKRWDTLSADATCVDQALKIPVPKLTCEQVDFHGTAQRMLVSYSLFIDRALVLFKKGTTDYVTTTAVEGIPGESAGGALPGAFILAMEGLGSAAPTDYSPVRVEGPILSPTLPNDVMARMKPFIKPLYRCGTSTGRMLLTDRPDCELAAGYSRRPLAGDGAVEGYIYSSVDPVREGQRRPLKLWRHPTLGVYATATLNPGAFTFVRDLGFLPAVGQLPGRDL
- a CDS encoding ADYC domain-containing protein translates to MKASGRTLTRWCLAMGLLTALGAEADPPPVNSAQGTKLHGSGRFENVNIPLNSIEVSAPPTGLVCDPPMAAMSGGRLVGVQICTGGNPPMPVRVLEGVGLVGTSFRAPFEGRSVKLTIDQVRCHVGITAPTFPCTDQNVADGKAFWEYRVTASTEDAAPQALCPTGSGFALAVPHAWSTGGELIPNYEYFTFACAPKDEGTSQPFFVGGGVIAKCIDWGYPPWNATSSQGVAREYHQLCTRMATADYCGEGRSNTLDGTPLKFMGPHDAIQLNAGNLPVTLEGYSLEAVWKVDDCGGVRPLCLSKKRWDTLPLEATCVNRKLLLAPRATRPCESMNLSAYASSTLLVSYSLFIDRSLVMFKDAANSYVTTTAVTVDESTIEGGSSVTGIHLDLDADGAADVTPFTPQRKEGPILSSKLPADIRARMGSLIKPLYRCASSTGRYLLTDDHQCERLAGFALQPLNGDQGIEGFVYSSVDVTSAGQRRPLKLWRSLVAPGVYATSTQAQPGFFLVRELGYLPAVGQLPARDL